One Heptranchias perlo isolate sHepPer1 chromosome 2, sHepPer1.hap1, whole genome shotgun sequence DNA segment encodes these proteins:
- the insig1 gene encoding insulin-induced gene 1 protein translates to MSRIEEACWTCSCTRARTSPNNPSSSSPLLVAKVYEMMTIVTSILGSAYCSLVSGHAMNLFRRGLVLFAVGVFLALVLNLLQIQRHVTLFPEEVIATIFSSAWWVPPCCGTAAAVVGLLYPCIDSHLGEPHKFKREWASVMRCVAVFVGINHASAKLDFANNMQLSLTLAALSLGLWWTFDRSRSGFGLGLTIAFVATLVTQLLVYNGVYQYTSPDFLYIRSWLPCIFFSGGVTVGNIGRQLAMGVTEITHKDCLDKVHKD, encoded by the exons ATGTCAAGGATTGAAGAGGCTTGCTGGACGTGCAGTTGCACACGGGCTCGTACATCTCCAAACAATCCCAGCAGCAGCAGCCCGCTGCTGGTGGCAAAAGTCTACGAAATGATGACCATCGTCACCTCGATCCTGGGCAGTGCCTACTGCTCCCTGGTCAGCGGCCACGCCATGAACTTATTCCGACGGGGTTTGGTGCTCTTCGCTGTGGGGGTTTTCCTGGCTCTCGTGTTAAACCTGCTGCAGATCCAGAGGCACGTTACCCTGTTCCCCGAAGAGGTCATAGCCACAATCTTTTCTTCTGCCTGGTGGGTGCCACCTTGCTGTGGCACGGCTGCAG CTGTAGTGGGCCTGCTCTACCCCTGCATTGACAGCCATCTTGGAGAGCCTCACAAGTTCAAAAGAGAATGGGCAAGTGTCATGAGATGTGTAGCAGTCTTTGTTGGAATCAATCATGCGAGCGCT AAATTAGATTTTGCCAATAACATGCAATTGTCCTTGACCCTGGCGGCCCTCTCGCTGGGTCTCTGGTGGACCTTTGATCGCTCTAGAAGTGGATTTGGACTTGGCCTTACAATAGCCTTTGTAGCAACCTTGGTCACTCAACTGTTGGTGTATAATGGCGTATACCA GTACACCTCACCAGACTTTCTGTATATTCGCTCTTGGCTGCCCTGTATATTTTTCTCGGGAGGAGTGACCGTGGGAAACATAGGAAGGCAGTTGGCCATG GGAGTCACTGAAATCACACACAAGGATTGCCTTGATAAGGTGCACAAGGATTGA